In Acidisarcina polymorpha, the DNA window GCAGCAACCCGAGCGTCTTCGAATCGAACTCGTCGCTCGTTCCCGTATTCTGGACGGTAATGCTGGTCTGGATGACCTTCCCATCGCGCTCGACTGCCACTGGAACCGTGGTGTTCGCGTCCAGTCCGGCGCGAATGTCCAGCTGCTCCCAGGTGGGATTCTGCTCGGCATCGAAGCGAACGATGCGATCGCCGGGCAGTATTCCGGCCTTAGACGCCGGTGAGTTCGGAGCGACCATCTCAACAACCACGGCCTGCGAATAGAATGTAGGCACTTCGTTGTGCATCATGTACAAGCCAGTCATCAGCAGAAAGGCCAGTACGAAATTCGAGAATGGACCAGACAAGCCGATCAGGATGCGCTGCCAACGTGGATGCGCCGAGAAATCGCCGGGATCAGGCGCGGTGGCGGCAGCATCCCCGGAAGTTGAAGTCGGAACTCCATCGCCGGCAGTCTCGCCTGACATCTTGACATAGCCGCCTAGCGGAACCAGGCTGATGCGGTAGTCGGTGTCGCCGCGCCGGAATCCGAATAGCCGCTTGCCAAAGCCGATCGAGAAGACTTCGACGCGTACACCAAAAGCTTTCGCCGTTATGAAATGACCGAACTCATGCACCAGCACCATGATGCCGAGCACGACTAAGGTGGAGAGAGTGGCGGTAATTGCGAAGGGCATTCTTAGAAGACCTTAACTGCTTTTTTAACAATGAATTTGTGCAACCAGAGGGTCGCTGCCGCGTTTATCTCGAAGCCGCGTTTATCCCGAAGATGTCCGGCTTGCCCCCGTGAGCGAAAGGTCGGAGAGCTTCGCGTGAGCAGTCTGGCGGGCCGCCTGATCAAGCATTAGCACGTCCTGGATCGTCTCCGGATGGGACTCGGGAGTCGCCTGAAGCACTGCCTCTATTGTACGCGGGATGTCCAGGAAGTGAATATCGCCAGCCAGAAAGGCCTCGACCGCGACTTCATCGGCGGAGTTCAGCGCAATGCAGTGCGCGCCTCCCTTGGCGGCCGCCTCATAGGCGAGCCGTAGACACGGAAAACGCTCCAGATCCGGCTGTTCAAAATCGAGTTGCCCCAGCCTGGTCATGTCAAACCCCAGACCCTCGGCTTCACCCGTATCGATGCGCTCCGGGTAAGTCATTGCATACAGAATCGGCAGCCGCATGTCCGTCACCGAGATCTGCGCCAGGATGCTTCCGTCAATGAACTCCACCAAAGAGTGCACCGTAGACTGCGGATGAATGGTTACCTTGACCTCAGCCGCCGGAAGATCAAAGAGGCGGCAGGCTTCGATCACCTCGAGTCCCTTGTTCAGCATGGTGGCTGAGTCGATTGTGATCCGCCGTCCCATGTTCCACGTTGGATGCTTCAGCGCCTGTTCGACGGTGATGTCGGCGAACTGGGCCAGCGGCAGTTTGCGAAATGGGCCCCCTGAAGCCGTCAACCAGATACGGCGAACCTCCGTCCGGCTTCCACCCCGCATACATTGATGAATGGCATTGTGTTCGGAATCAATGGGAAGCAGAGCGGTCTGATGAAGGCGGGCTTCGCGGATGAGAATCTCGCCGGCAGCGACCATGGCCTCTTTATTGGCAAGGCCGACTGGCTTCCCTGCTTGAACGGCGGCGAAGGTTGCTTCGAGGCCCGCCACTCCCACAATGGCCGAGACTACGAAATCGACCTGCGGCAGGGTGGCGACCCGGACCGTTCCATCCGTTCCCCAAACCACCTCGACCCCAGTGATGCCGGCGAATTTAAGCCTGGCGAGAAGCTGGCTCGCTAGTTCCTCGGTGGCGACCGAAACCAGCCTCGGACGCCATCGCCTGCACTGTTCGAAGATGGCATCAAGGTTGCGGCCTGCAGCCAGCGAGGCGACTGCGAATCGTTCGGGATAACTGGCAATGATGGAAAGAGTGCTTTGTCCGATGGAACCGGTGGAACCGAGGATGGCGATCTGCTTCAAGACGTTTCGTAGTCGCGCCGAGCCAAGTCTAAAACCACTGCTGGACTAGCTGAGCGTACCACAGCGCCGGGGCGGCCAGCAGCAGCGCATCGATTCGGTCGAGAATGCCGCCGTGTCCGGGCAGCAGCGTTCCGGAATCCTTCACCCCGGCACCGCGCTTGATAGCGGACTCGGCAAGGTCGCCAACTTGCGCGGCCACATTGAGAATCAGCGCCAGCAACAGCCAATGCAGCAGCGAGCCCGGATAGGCCACCAGCTCGATCCCGCGTCTCGCCAGAAAAGCTGCGAAGGCCACCAGACCCGCGGTCACCAGCAGGCCGCCGGCCACTGAAGCGATCGCGCCCTCCCACGTCTTGTTGGGGCTAAGTCGCGGCGCAAGCTTCCTGCGCCCCAGGCTCTTGCCGACATAGAGCGCCGCAATGTCTCCCGACCAGACCACCAGCAGCAAGAGCAGCAACAGCGACGGACCGTTTTCCTGGGCGCTGAGCAGGGGGATCGTGGTCAGCGTAAATCCGATATAGATCAAGCCGAAGACGGCGGTCGCCGTGTCCCGTAGTACCCGATCGAGCGGCGATCGGAA includes these proteins:
- a CDS encoding 1-deoxy-D-xylulose-5-phosphate reductoisomerase, which produces MKQIAILGSTGSIGQSTLSIIASYPERFAVASLAAGRNLDAIFEQCRRWRPRLVSVATEELASQLLARLKFAGITGVEVVWGTDGTVRVATLPQVDFVVSAIVGVAGLEATFAAVQAGKPVGLANKEAMVAAGEILIREARLHQTALLPIDSEHNAIHQCMRGGSRTEVRRIWLTASGGPFRKLPLAQFADITVEQALKHPTWNMGRRITIDSATMLNKGLEVIEACRLFDLPAAEVKVTIHPQSTVHSLVEFIDGSILAQISVTDMRLPILYAMTYPERIDTGEAEGLGFDMTRLGQLDFEQPDLERFPCLRLAYEAAAKGGAHCIALNSADEVAVEAFLAGDIHFLDIPRTIEAVLQATPESHPETIQDVLMLDQAARQTAHAKLSDLSLTGASRTSSG
- a CDS encoding phosphatidate cytidylyltransferase, whose product is MKRILTAVVLIPIVLLLVLRAPFWLITVVSAGVACLTAWEYLGIADTSDARPPRVLTLLSIATLFFCAFRNADLIGPAIGGLALILFIFCAFRSPLDRVLRDTATAVFGLIYIGFTLTTIPLLSAQENGPSLLLLLLLVVWSGDIAALYVGKSLGRRKLAPRLSPNKTWEGAIASVAGGLLVTAGLVAFAAFLARRGIELVAYPGSLLHWLLLALILNVAAQVGDLAESAIKRGAGVKDSGTLLPGHGGILDRIDALLLAAPALWYAQLVQQWF